One genomic segment of Salinigranum rubrum includes these proteins:
- a CDS encoding DUF447 domain-containing protein produces MPSGNESNAVDGTDESNESDEINDVETDERAWPVALDGVTESVVTTLGPNGLWNVAALGLHAPDAGVDAGARTPVEAVTWGNTRTRRNFHRQGGGVVQFVADAHDFVDAALTIREEEEPVLDSADAWVRVRAERTDEGREDDTRWERWRLTPGESGVERERPFTVNRGFYAVVDATVAASRLDVSDYDTDVLLDRLAYFERVVERCGGTREREAFARLSAETGWHERR; encoded by the coding sequence GTGCCCTCGGGGAACGAGTCGAACGCGGTCGACGGGACGGACGAATCGAACGAGTCGGACGAAATCAACGACGTCGAGACGGACGAGCGCGCCTGGCCGGTCGCACTCGACGGGGTGACGGAGTCAGTCGTGACCACGCTCGGGCCGAACGGACTGTGGAACGTCGCGGCGCTCGGCCTCCACGCGCCCGACGCGGGTGTCGACGCCGGGGCGCGAACCCCGGTCGAGGCCGTGACGTGGGGGAACACGCGAACGCGCCGGAACTTCCACCGACAGGGCGGGGGCGTCGTCCAGTTCGTCGCCGACGCCCACGACTTCGTCGACGCGGCGCTCACGATTCGCGAGGAGGAAGAGCCGGTGCTGGACTCGGCCGACGCGTGGGTCCGCGTCCGGGCCGAGCGGACAGACGAGGGCCGCGAGGACGACACCCGCTGGGAGCGGTGGCGGCTCACGCCCGGCGAGAGCGGGGTCGAACGCGAGCGCCCGTTCACCGTCAACCGCGGCTTCTACGCCGTCGTCGACGCCACCGTCGCCGCCTCGCGCCTCGACGTCTCTGACTACGACACCGACGTCCTCCTCGACCGCCTCGCGTACTTCGAGCGCGTGGTCGAGCGGTGCGGGGGGACCCGAGAGAGAGAGGCGTTCGCGCGGCTCTCGGCCGAAACCGGCTGGCACGAGCGGCGCTGA
- a CDS encoding triphosphoribosyl-dephospho-CoA synthase, whose protein sequence is MRTPADNALLALLLEASGTPKPGNVDRHREYEDLRFEHFLAGAVGAGSGLRTAEAGGELGAAFEESVEGMRHQRGGNTQFGCLLDLVPLVRAAADGPLTPESVRGVCAATTVEDACGFYRAFEYVDVAVGALPSDIDLPDVGLAADATPTVRERGLTLWDVMDRSSPIDANAREWVEGFPRSFAASEGILDDDGPATERVARAFLRLLAEEPDSLVRTQHGERVAREVQESATDVGTDLDAAAALAEKYVERDINPGTTADLTAAAVFIALERGWEV, encoded by the coding sequence ATGCGAACCCCGGCGGACAACGCCCTGCTAGCGCTTCTCCTCGAAGCGTCCGGAACCCCGAAACCGGGGAACGTCGACCGCCACCGCGAGTACGAGGACCTCCGGTTCGAGCACTTCCTCGCGGGGGCGGTCGGTGCCGGTTCGGGACTCCGCACCGCCGAGGCCGGTGGCGAACTCGGCGCCGCGTTCGAAGAGAGCGTCGAGGGCATGCGCCACCAGCGGGGCGGGAACACCCAGTTCGGCTGTCTGTTGGACCTCGTACCGCTCGTGCGGGCGGCCGCCGACGGACCGCTCACCCCCGAGTCGGTTCGCGGGGTGTGTGCCGCGACCACGGTGGAAGACGCCTGTGGGTTCTACCGCGCGTTCGAGTACGTCGACGTCGCCGTCGGCGCCCTCCCCTCCGATATCGACCTCCCCGACGTCGGCCTCGCCGCCGACGCCACGCCGACGGTGCGCGAGCGAGGGCTGACGCTCTGGGACGTCATGGATCGCTCCTCACCCATAGACGCGAACGCCCGCGAGTGGGTCGAGGGGTTCCCGCGCTCGTTCGCCGCCAGCGAGGGAATCCTCGACGACGACGGCCCCGCGACCGAACGGGTCGCCCGGGCGTTCCTCCGGCTACTGGCCGAGGAACCCGACAGCCTCGTTCGAACCCAGCACGGCGAACGGGTCGCCCGCGAGGTACAGGAGAGCGCGACCGACGTGGGGACGGACCTCGACGCCGCCGCCGCCCTCGCCGAGAAGTACGTCGAGCGGGACATCAACCCGGGGACGACCGCCGACCTCACTGCGGCCGCGGTCTTCATCGCGCTCGAACGGGGCTGGGAGGTGTGA
- a CDS encoding 30S ribosomal protein S17e has product MAIKPKYVKQLGNMLLERYPQAFNTDFETNKDSVMKLTNVESKGVRNRIAGYITRKKSSSQAASA; this is encoded by the coding sequence ATGGCCATCAAGCCCAAGTACGTCAAACAGCTCGGGAACATGCTCCTGGAGCGGTACCCGCAGGCGTTCAACACGGACTTCGAGACGAACAAGGACAGCGTCATGAAGCTCACGAACGTCGAGTCGAAGGGCGTCCGCAACCGCATCGCCGGCTACATCACCCGCAAGAAATCCAGCAGCCAGGCCGCCTCGGCGTAA
- a CDS encoding TetR/AcrR family transcriptional regulator, translating into MSDEPRETVVRATCRALCAHGYANLTMQDIADETDLSKAALHYHYDTKRDLLTTFLDSLASWYEGRLDELPGADAAERLHALFDECLSAEDDEADYPAFHTAMLEVKAQAPYEEAYRERLTAVDDVVRSRIETLIETGIEEGVFRDVDPEATASFVVDVIVGAYTRNVAVGHPLEETRALLDAYVDDHLMAQGREGGEGDPRREAAE; encoded by the coding sequence ATGTCAGACGAGCCCCGCGAGACGGTTGTTCGCGCGACGTGCCGCGCCCTCTGTGCGCACGGCTACGCGAACCTGACGATGCAGGACATCGCCGACGAGACGGACCTGAGCAAAGCCGCCCTCCACTACCACTACGACACCAAGCGCGACCTCCTCACGACGTTCCTCGACTCGCTCGCGTCGTGGTACGAGGGCCGACTGGACGAACTCCCGGGGGCCGACGCCGCCGAGCGGCTTCACGCGCTGTTCGACGAGTGTCTCTCCGCGGAGGACGACGAGGCCGACTACCCCGCCTTCCACACGGCGATGCTCGAAGTGAAGGCGCAGGCACCCTACGAGGAGGCGTACCGCGAGCGCCTCACGGCGGTCGACGACGTCGTCCGCTCGCGTATCGAGACGCTCATCGAGACGGGCATCGAGGAGGGCGTCTTCCGCGACGTCGACCCCGAAGCGACCGCCTCGTTCGTCGTCGACGTCATCGTCGGCGCGTACACCCGGAACGTCGCCGTCGGACACCCGCTCGAAGAGACGCGCGCGCTGCTCGACGCCTACGTCGACGACCACCTCATGGCTCAGGGGCGCGAGGGCGGCGAGGGCGACCCCCGGCGGGAGGCCGCCGAATGA
- a CDS encoding acc operon protein, with the protein MELSIPDDASEDEAAAIAAVLSAHLRDQEVAAAAAASDTEETWQDRKWTFAGRVDALQGRTTRVPDGTPTNAWVAASRAERF; encoded by the coding sequence ATGGAGCTCTCGATTCCCGACGACGCGAGCGAGGACGAGGCGGCGGCCATCGCGGCCGTCCTCTCGGCACACCTGCGCGACCAGGAGGTCGCAGCGGCGGCCGCCGCATCCGACACGGAGGAGACGTGGCAGGACAGGAAGTGGACGTTCGCCGGCCGCGTCGACGCGCTCCAGGGCCGCACCACGCGCGTCCCCGACGGCACGCCGACGAACGCGTGGGTCGCCGCGAGCAGAGCCGAGCGGTTCTGA
- a CDS encoding DUF5820 family protein, with product MSYDDLPAGWQVWADEHEGRSVLAYRPDVFNTKDFPAPCMPTIYVTNGSRKRRPGASQVPTDTWHVSLFLEPEVEAPAERYDSRAEAVAGATDLAARFVRGGVDYRDLYQVPREEYLDRLDELVGENASDE from the coding sequence ATGAGCTACGACGACCTGCCGGCGGGGTGGCAGGTGTGGGCCGACGAACACGAGGGACGGAGCGTCCTCGCGTACCGCCCGGACGTGTTCAACACGAAGGACTTCCCCGCCCCCTGCATGCCGACCATCTACGTCACGAACGGGTCGCGGAAGCGACGTCCCGGGGCGTCACAGGTCCCCACCGACACCTGGCACGTGTCGCTCTTCTTAGAGCCCGAAGTGGAGGCCCCCGCCGAGCGGTACGACTCCCGCGCCGAGGCCGTCGCCGGGGCGACTGACCTCGCCGCCCGATTCGTTCGAGGCGGCGTCGACTACCGGGACCTGTATCAGGTCCCGCGGGAGGAGTATCTCGACCGCCTCGACGAACTGGTCGGTGAGAACGCTTCGGACGAGTGA
- the cofD gene encoding 2-phospho-L-lactate transferase codes for MVTFLAGGTGTPKLLDGLGPDGPVAPSDVTVVGNTGDDVELGGHLVCPDVDTVLFHGGDVLDRDRWWGIAGDTTETHDELHRLADAAGLGDGPRYLPDDAQVAGREIARWRRFSGVAEFMEIGDRDRAVHLTRTSLLDEGRSLTEVTRTLAEAFGLDVDLVPMSDDPVATIVHTVEGEMHFQEYWVSRRAEPQVEEVEFRGADDAEPTAEVLDALTDPVVVGPSNPVTSIGPVLALSGVEAALAETPVVVVSPFVGREVFSGPAAQLMEGVGLDPSTAGVADAYPFADAFVLDTADGTELGRPVVRTDTRIDGPGDAGRVLDAVWEALDRVAGPEGPR; via the coding sequence ATGGTGACGTTCCTCGCCGGTGGGACGGGGACGCCCAAACTCCTCGACGGCCTCGGTCCCGATGGGCCCGTCGCGCCGAGCGACGTGACCGTCGTCGGGAACACCGGCGACGACGTCGAACTCGGCGGTCACCTCGTCTGCCCCGACGTCGACACGGTGCTGTTTCACGGCGGCGACGTCCTCGACCGCGACCGGTGGTGGGGCATCGCCGGTGACACCACCGAGACGCACGACGAACTCCACCGACTCGCGGACGCGGCCGGACTCGGCGACGGCCCGCGGTACCTCCCCGACGACGCCCAGGTCGCGGGGAGAGAGATCGCCCGCTGGCGGCGCTTCTCGGGCGTGGCGGAGTTCATGGAGATCGGCGACCGCGACAGGGCCGTGCACCTCACCCGGACGAGCCTCCTCGACGAAGGGAGGTCGCTGACAGAGGTGACGCGGACGCTCGCCGAGGCGTTCGGTCTCGACGTCGACCTCGTGCCGATGAGCGACGACCCCGTCGCGACCATCGTCCACACCGTCGAGGGCGAGATGCATTTTCAGGAGTACTGGGTGAGTCGGCGCGCCGAGCCCCAGGTAGAGGAAGTGGAGTTCCGCGGGGCCGACGACGCCGAACCGACCGCCGAAGTGCTCGACGCCCTCACCGACCCGGTCGTCGTCGGTCCCTCGAACCCCGTGACGAGCATCGGTCCCGTCCTCGCACTGTCGGGCGTCGAGGCGGCGCTGGCCGAGACGCCGGTCGTCGTCGTCTCGCCGTTCGTCGGCCGCGAGGTGTTCTCCGGCCCGGCGGCGCAATTGATGGAGGGCGTCGGCCTCGACCCCTCGACCGCGGGCGTCGCCGACGCGTACCCCTTCGCCGACGCGTTCGTCCTCGACACCGCGGACGGGACAGAACTAGGTCGCCCCGTCGTTCGAACGGACACCCGCATCGACGGCCCCGGTGACGCGGGGCGCGTCCTCGACGCGGTCTGGGAGGCGCTCGACCGAGTCGCCGGACCCGAGGGGCCGAGATGA
- a CDS encoding acyl-CoA carboxylase subunit beta, which translates to MEDRIDELREKRERALLGGGQDRIDKQHDKGKMTARERIDYFLDDDTFNEFDKFRTHRTSKFGMEEKKLPGDGVVTGYGEVDGRTVFVFAHDFTVFGGSLGEVMAQKICKVMDKAMEVGAPIVGLNDSAGARIQEGVKSLAGFADIFHRNQQASGVVPQISSIMGPCAGGAVYSPAITDFIFMVQDTSHMFITGPDVIKTVTGEEVSFEELGGAKTHAQKTGVAHKAFNSEEEALDNIRRLLSYVPQNNVEDPPRVEPWDDPARETTELTDVVPDKPQKPYDMTDVVDSVVDEGSFFEVHDGWARNIVVGFGRLDGHSVGVVANQPRSNAGTLTVDASMKGSRFIRFCDAFNIPILTFVDVPGYMPGTDQEHRGIIRHGAKLLYAYSEATVPLLTVITRKAYGGAYCVMASKHIGGDVNYAWPTSEIAVMGPQGAVNILYSSELEAADDPDARRQELIDEYREEFANPYTAADRGFVDDVIEPAETRARLVEDLKMLKTKRGDQPDKKHGNLPI; encoded by the coding sequence ATGGAGGACCGGATCGACGAACTCCGCGAGAAGCGCGAGCGTGCGCTGTTGGGCGGCGGGCAAGACCGCATCGACAAGCAGCACGACAAGGGGAAGATGACCGCCCGCGAGCGGATCGACTACTTCCTCGACGACGACACGTTCAACGAGTTCGACAAGTTCCGGACCCACAGAACGTCGAAGTTCGGGATGGAAGAGAAGAAGCTTCCCGGCGACGGCGTCGTCACGGGCTACGGCGAGGTCGACGGCCGGACGGTGTTCGTCTTCGCCCACGACTTCACCGTCTTCGGCGGTTCCCTCGGTGAGGTGATGGCTCAGAAGATCTGCAAGGTGATGGACAAGGCGATGGAGGTCGGCGCACCCATCGTCGGCCTGAACGACTCCGCCGGGGCGAGGATTCAAGAGGGCGTGAAGTCGCTGGCCGGTTTCGCGGACATCTTCCACCGCAACCAGCAGGCGTCCGGCGTGGTCCCACAGATTTCGTCCATCATGGGGCCGTGTGCCGGCGGCGCGGTGTACTCGCCCGCCATCACCGACTTCATCTTCATGGTGCAGGACACCTCCCACATGTTCATCACCGGCCCGGACGTCATCAAGACGGTCACGGGCGAGGAGGTGAGCTTCGAGGAGTTGGGCGGCGCGAAGACCCACGCCCAGAAGACGGGGGTCGCTCACAAGGCGTTCAACAGCGAGGAGGAGGCGCTCGACAACATTCGGCGGCTACTCTCGTACGTCCCCCAGAACAACGTCGAGGACCCACCGCGGGTGGAGCCGTGGGACGACCCCGCTCGTGAGACGACCGAACTCACGGACGTCGTCCCGGACAAGCCGCAGAAACCCTACGACATGACCGACGTCGTCGACAGCGTCGTCGACGAGGGCTCGTTCTTCGAGGTCCACGACGGCTGGGCGCGCAACATCGTCGTCGGCTTCGGCCGCCTCGACGGTCACTCGGTGGGCGTCGTCGCGAACCAGCCCCGCTCGAACGCCGGCACCCTCACCGTCGACGCCTCGATGAAGGGCTCGCGCTTCATCCGCTTCTGCGACGCGTTCAACATCCCCATCCTCACTTTCGTCGACGTTCCGGGGTACATGCCCGGCACCGACCAGGAGCACCGCGGCATCATCCGCCACGGGGCGAAACTGCTGTACGCTTACTCCGAGGCGACGGTCCCGCTGCTGACGGTCATCACCCGCAAGGCCTACGGCGGGGCGTACTGCGTCATGGCCTCGAAACACATCGGCGGCGACGTCAACTACGCGTGGCCCACCTCCGAAATCGCGGTCATGGGGCCCCAGGGAGCGGTGAACATCCTCTACAGCAGCGAACTCGAAGCCGCCGACGACCCCGACGCGCGCAGACAGGAACTCATCGACGAGTACCGCGAGGAGTTCGCCAACCCCTACACGGCGGCGGACCGCGGCTTCGTCGACGACGTCATCGAGCCCGCCGAAACCAGAGCCAGACTCGTCGAGGACCTGAAGATGCTGAAGACGAAACGCGGCGACCAGCCCGACAAGAAACACGGCAACCTCCCCATCTGA
- a CDS encoding tRNA-dihydrouridine synthase yields the protein MTRESSPRLVLASLSGEADAGWACDGSLWADLAMLGGISLDGKSRDAARALVARDRSEFLPPDPLVFVDFQLAVLADTPVCAGVNVRSATVAPVREVARLCAAHDAAVEINAHCRQAELCRVGCGESLLRDTDRLCEYVTAAAEQGAEVSVKVRAEVDGVDLAETARRVEEAGATVFHVDAMDSEDVVASVADAAPDLYLVANNGVRDRRTVSEYLDYGADAVSVGRPSTDPRVLQRVREAIDGWFDARDGSRPVSDDRRTASDADAR from the coding sequence ATGACGCGCGAGTCGTCGCCGCGACTCGTCCTCGCGAGCCTCTCGGGGGAAGCGGACGCCGGGTGGGCGTGCGACGGGAGCCTGTGGGCGGACCTCGCGATGCTCGGCGGCATCTCCCTCGACGGGAAATCGAGAGACGCCGCCCGGGCGCTCGTGGCCCGCGACCGCTCGGAGTTCCTCCCGCCGGACCCGCTCGTCTTCGTCGACTTTCAGCTCGCCGTCCTCGCCGACACGCCCGTCTGCGCGGGGGTGAACGTCCGCAGTGCGACCGTCGCCCCCGTCCGGGAAGTCGCGCGGCTGTGTGCGGCACACGACGCGGCCGTCGAGATAAACGCCCACTGCCGCCAGGCGGAACTGTGTCGCGTCGGCTGCGGCGAGTCGCTTCTCCGGGACACCGACCGGCTCTGTGAGTACGTTACCGCGGCGGCCGAACAGGGAGCGGAGGTGAGCGTGAAGGTCCGCGCGGAGGTCGACGGCGTCGACCTCGCGGAGACGGCCCGTCGGGTCGAGGAGGCGGGGGCGACCGTCTTTCACGTCGACGCCATGGACTCCGAGGACGTCGTCGCGAGCGTGGCCGACGCGGCGCCCGACCTCTACCTCGTCGCCAACAACGGCGTCCGCGACCGCCGGACGGTGAGCGAGTACCTCGATTACGGTGCGGACGCCGTCAGCGTCGGCCGGCCGAGCACCGACCCGCGCGTCCTCCAGCGCGTCCGCGAGGCCATCGACGGCTGGTTCGACGCGCGGGACGGGTCGAGGCCCGTGTCGGATGACCGCCGGACCGCCTCCGACGCCGACGCCCGCTGA